Proteins encoded in a region of the Takifugu flavidus isolate HTHZ2018 chromosome 10, ASM371156v2, whole genome shotgun sequence genome:
- the tuft1a gene encoding tuftelin 1a, which yields MMNGVTRSLCTFEDIRNQESEGCRRLRLTLHNQSLDRSAEQHRDKPIGRAFALVQPASDRAVLTPEPVKTTEEQVEVIKVYLEARKQEQQKHQESLKMLSDEVSQIQEVRYCLKTLREQMATKNKPLINGWKVSIPFKKSSSSAAKGGAKSDGQEVDEEAERAKLREVSKRLYAQLQEAEKKHQEEKERLQTEGSRLREHLSEQEDRLKTVEEDSERKDQRMQELQRLLGGMEQESAALRETIRSREEELGNLRRMREEGRAGEERAKRLEKEVSVLKEKIHHLDDMLKSQQRKVRHMIEQLQNSRMVIQERDHVIKELEEKVAFLEAENREMHDRMEYFLGGERSNSYLSSERNAQIVYSKPIKPSNSSNKPLPFIKVIEIKS from the exons ATGATGAACGGGGTGACGAGGAGCCTGTGCACGTTTGAGGACATCAGGAATCAGGAATCA GAGGGGTGCAGGCGGCTGCGGCTCACCCTCCACAACCAGAGTCTGGATCGgagcgcagagcagcacagagacaag CCCATCGGACGTGCGTTTGCACTGGTGCAGCCGGCGAGCGACAGGGCAGTTCTGACCCCCGAACCCGTCAAAACTACAgaagagcaggtggaggttATCAAA GTTTATCTGGAGGCGCGAAagcaagagcagcagaaacaccagGAGAGCCTGAAGATGCTGTCTGATGAAGTCTCACAGATACAGGAA gtGAGATATTGCTTGAAAACACTGAGGGAGCAAATGGCAACCAAAAACAAG cCGCTCATAAATGGGTGGAAGGTTAGCATCCCCTTCAAGAAGAGCTCCTCATCTGCAGCCAAGGGGGGAGCTAAATCGGACGGGCAG gaggtCGATGAAGAAGCAGAGCGAGCCAAGCTGAGGGAGGTCAGCAAGCGCTTGTATGCACAGCTCCAGGAGGCCGAAAAGAAGcaccaggaggagaaagagaggctgCAG ACCGAAGGGAGCAGACTGAGGGAGCACCTGAGCGAGCAGGAGGACAGGTTGAAGACTGTGGAAGAAGACAGCGAGAGGAAGGATCAGCGCATGCAAgagctgcagaggctgctgggagggatggagcaggagagcgCCGCCCTGCGGGAGACCATCCGCAGCCGCGAGGAAGAACTCGGCAATCTGCGCAGGATGAGGGAGGAAGGGCGGGCGGGGGAAGAGAG AGCCAAGCGGCTGGAGAAGGAGGTGTCCGTTCTGAAAGAGAAGATCCACCATCTGGACGACATGCTGAAGAGCCAGCAAAGGAAAGTCAGACACATGATCGAACAG ctccagaacTCTCGTATGGTGATCCAAGAGAGGGACCACGTGatcaaagagctggaggagaaagtggCTTTCCTGGAGGCCGAG AACCGAGAGATGCATGATCGGATGGAGTATTTCCTGGGAGGTGAGAGGTCAAATTCCTACCTTTCTTCAGAGCGCAACGCCCAGATTGTCTACag CAAACCAATCAAACCATCCAACTCATCCAACAAGCCCCTCCCTTTCATCAAAGTCATCGAGATCAAGTCATGA
- the aqp10a gene encoding aquaporin-10a, producing MTNSPAGEEKGKEWDEGAPVPRTWTHLQMATMKALKTRNALVRECMAELLGTFVLLLFGCSAAAQVKTSRETKGQYLSVNMAFSVGVMSAMYLTKGISGAHLNPAVTLSFCALGQVSWDRLVPYCLSQLLGAYIASGLVYLVYYDAIMNFSGGVLTVYGPNETASIFATYPSEFLSLGSSFLDQVVGTSMLMLCILGLGEQRNTPAPSDLIPAIVAVIVLGISMSMSGNCGAAINPARDLGPRLFTLTAGWGPEVFTCYNYWFWVPLVAPCIGALIGTLLYQILISLHLPDPAEPERVCVCHVSTITMAVKQPEPVWDHDKGLKLEHESQRRWFSSRQADPILPPSPEAVRETPGVLV from the exons atgacaaatagcCCAGCTGGTGAAGAAAAGGGTAAAGAGTGGGACGAAGGTGCACCGGTCCCGAGAACCTGGACCCATCTGCAGATGGCGACAATGAAGGCTTTGAAAACCAGGAACGCTCTGGTGAGAGAGTGCATGGCTGAGCTCCTGGGAACCTTCGTTTTACTG CTGTTCGGATGTTCGGCCGCAGCGCAGGTGAAGACCAGCAGGGAGACGAAAGGCCAGTATCTGTCAGTCAACATGGCCTTTTCTGTGGGCGTCATGTCTGCCATGTACCTCACCAAAGGCATCTCAG GTGCTCATCTCAACCCAGCGGTGACGCTGAGCTTCTGTGCACTGGGCCAAGTGTCCTGGGACAGACTGGTGCCCTACTGCCTCTCCCAGTTGCTGGGGGCTTACATCGCATCAGGGCTTGTTTACCTGGTCTATTACG aTGCTATAATGAACTTCAGCGGGGGGGTGCTGACTGTGTATGGTCCGAATGAAACAGCATCGATATTCGCCACCTATCCATCAGAGTTCCTGAGCTTGGGCAGCAGTTTCCTGGACCAG GTAGTTGGCACCAGCATGCTGATGCTGTGCATTCTGGGCCTGGGTGAACAGAGGAACACTCCGGCTCCCTCGGACCTGATCCCGGCGATAGTGGCGGTCATCGTGCTTGGGATCTCCATGTCCATGTCCGGCAACTGCGGCGCTGCCATAAATCCCGCTCGAGATCTGGGGCCCCGTCTGTTCACGCTGACCGCGGGCTGGGGCCCGGAGGTCTTCAC gtgttACAACTACTGGTTCTGGGTTCCTCTGGTGGCCCCGTGTATCGGGGCCCTCATCGGCACTTTACTGTATCAGATCTTAATTTCTTTGCACCTCCCAGACCCAGCGGAGCctgaaagggtgtgtgtgtgtcatgtctCCACCATCACAATGGCAGTAAAACAGCCTGAACCAGTGTGGGACCATGACAAAGGACTGAAGTTGGAACACGAATCACAGCGACGTTGGTTCTCGTCTCGGCAGGCTGATCCGATCCTGCCACCATCACCAGAAGCTGTTCGAGAGACACCAGGAGTACTGGTTTGA
- the c10h1orf43 gene encoding protein C1orf43 homolog, with the protein MRSDAPLSSVNVVLVMAYGSLVFVLLFIFVKRQIMRFAMKSRRGPHVPLGHNAPKELRQQIEAKLCHVQKINFEPRLLTTDDDRLNSCNHDYLYRMRALDAIRDIDLPFHELGGTSTAVTGKRLEIWLLQLRKSNCVFRESPLVYAVLDGYNKARHGAEAFGEAEFLKYQQALTELASLVRSCNGSSSSQRHQSAAKDLSSSSEPTSSASSPTQGNYLASAVQQRSKRPRHLLELKNFKDNYNTLDSSF; encoded by the exons ATGCGGAGTGACGCTCCTCTGTCAAGCGTCAATGTGGTGCTGGTTATGGCCTATGGAAGTCTC gtgtttgttttgctgtttatttttgtcaaaaGACAAATTATGCGATTTGCCATGAAGTCTCGGAGAGGTCCCCATGTTCCTCTGGGTCACAATGCTCCtaag GAGCTGCGACAGCAAATTGAGGCCAAACTGTGCCATGTCCAGAAGATTAATTTTGAGCCTCGTCTGCTGACCACTGATGATGACCGACTGA aCTCGTGTAACCATGACTACCTGTACAGGATGAGAGCGCTGGACGCCATCAGAGACATTG ATCTACCTTTCCATGAGCTGGGTGGGACATCTACTGCTGTGACAGGTAAACGTCTCGAGATCTGGCTGTTACAGCTGCGAAAGTCCAACTGCGTATTCCGGGAGAGCCCTCTCGTCTACGCAGTGTTGGATGGGTACAATAAAGCACGGCACGGGGCAGAG GCTTTTGGTGAAGCAGAATTTTTGAAGTACCAACAAGCTCTAACTGAACTGGCCAGTCT CGTCAGGTCTTGCAACGGCAGCTCGTCCAGCCAGCGCCACCAATCCGCGGCCAAagacctgagcagcagctcggAGCCCaccagctccgcctcctcccccactcagGGCAACTACCTCGCCTCAGCGGTGCAGCAGCGGAGCAAGCGGCCCAGACACCTCCTGGAGCTGAAGAACTTCAAAGACAACTACAACACTCTGGACAGTTCTTTCTGA
- the si:dkey-92i15.4 gene encoding uncharacterized protein si:dkey-92i15.4 isoform X1 — translation MDLSLLPTQVSEHKRPSARALFTVRSANSPSYNLSRRGGIRKTRSFLEEGSEKTEGGNKRHVTNKEENHTLAGSQSGWQGSVKGQREANNTSHYIMSTLLTQNGSADKTKTELDSVNRVNSHPSAERRGRTEWRRHDLPSRSQSLDFRTGKRSPDQDKSHNLFVLPSFRGGSIGKYGLGERKTEWDCERGRVRSSVQLFNSEGTTNDDKDMSPLSHHDQNLNRGDRGNSLPSRWRSLSGPGSDIRRTATTPGPKGSQSILERIKKLYGSTGFSKTEDYSRIRDLSKPGLSPHKETATDFNVSPQQRSHECTTGGTYPKHFSSGSTNSPGTSTSFNWTQNDTRETSLSPGTARNSEKLLRGQWHGKTEDRCSEDRGLIRSGAVESLGTMSLDRMRSRNSVAAQLRFARAAGEILPNTSSQEEEAPSWRDSLRLSEKRGAGGQIQVENVETDELNRTPKGREGGFKEGEEEKKPDNGATVDEDVFELHPQKAATKASEQKKVPEIMSVSSADSVKNRIHQFEALTQRFQDVAPGQLLPKRTFSVPTQVSRAQGGVKKSWSAKAIGELKERSEGLKEAGEAKGMFSRGKVGPGRSLSVDEVGLRLEEREGSELDHSGNNSAEDFQNYLRLKKPFEIPLKRDDQGPHGGFSIDETDFTKISSPDGERKRPTYLPLSVCSNTGGQQTSPSPTEDKTPSNTPTNSPHLSPTTQPEETTLSHRKTEAPPTDAAKSHKEEPPLLHATPPTYPHSRNTHLAAPDVSACLPRRGKQSVLDMDAWLSSLNTEINVWNDRDDSEDDDDDDEGTQKDEDSNYDSDSGESSVTITSNMSQSEQKSFSVSLSDLCNFAGVDYESENDDNDWPVNTRRSASLSSDISAFSCVSVLPSEELDKLLDDVRSLGDSNLQDYNAVQVVVLHKEVGMGLGFSVAGGVDQNKPVTVHKVLSSGVAAQEGSIQEGDTVLSINGTSLCGCAHWEALRVLRRARIRNLGVVVLRRGEDTNVSKIGGETSSDGPMQTQVTETGQRVCVRLEKKGRDLGFSLEGGAGFSADSSLENRPIKVQKIFQGGPVGQVCPGDEVLEIGGVSTMGMRRIEAWNLIRKLPAGPADLVLRRSQQET, via the exons ATGGACTTGTCACTGTTGCCAACTCAAGTGAGTGAGCACAAGAGGCCGAGCGCCCGAGCACTGTTCACTGTGCGCTCGGCTAACTCTCCATCCTACAACCTCAGCCGCAGGGGAGGCATTCGCAAAACCAGAAGCTTTCTCGAGGAGGGGAGCGAGAAAACTGAGGGAGGAAATAAACGACATGTTacaaacaaagaggagaatCACACCTTGGCTGGATCCCAGAGTGGATGGCAGGGcagtgtcaaaggtcaacgtgAAGCCAATAACACATCACACTATATAATGTCCACTCTTCTAACCCAGAACGGCTccgcagacaaaacaaaaacagagctcGACTCTGTGAACCGTGTAAACAGTCATCCATCAGCTGAGAGGCGTGGGAGGACTGAATGGAGGAGACACGACCTTCCCAGCAGGAGTCAAAGTTTGGATTTCAGAACAGGGAAAAGGAGTCCGGATCAAGACAAAAGCCACAACCTATTTGTGCTGCCATCCTTTAGAGGAGGGAGCATCGGAAAATACGGTCTGGGTGAACGAAAGACAGAGTGGGACTGCGAAAGAGGGAGGGTGAGATCTTCTGTGCAGCTTTTTAACTCCGAGGGCACAACTAATGATGACAAAGATATGAGCCCGTTAAGTCACCACGATCAGAATTTAAATAGGGGCGATAGGGGTAACTCTCTGCCCTCCAGGTGGAGGTCACTCTCTGGGCCTGGTTCTGACATCAGAAGGACGGCTACAACACCCGGGCCCAAAGGAAGCCAGAGTATATTAGAGCGGATTAAGAAACTCTACGGATCAACTGGTTTTAGTAAAACGGAGGATTATAGCAGAATTAGGGACTTGTCCAAACCGGGGTTGTCTCCTCACAAAGAGACAGCCACAGATTTCAATGTTTCGCCCCAGCAGAGGTCACACGAGTGTACAACAGGCGGGACGTACCCTAAACATTTCTCATCGGGGAGCACAAACAGTCCTGGGACAAGCACATCATTCAACTGGACTCAGAACGATACTCGTGAGACGTCTCTTTCTCCCGGGACTGCCAGGAACAGCGAGAAGCTGTTGAGAGGACAGTGGCATGGAAAGACTGAAGACAGGTGCTCAGAGGACAGAGGGCTCATACGGAGTGGAGCGGTAGAAAGTTTAGGCACAATGTCTCTGGATAGAATGAGGAGCAGGAACAGTGTTGCAGCTCAGCTGAGATTTGCAAGGGCTGCAGGAGAAATCCTTCCAAACACCTCgtcacaggaggaagaggctccCTCTTGGAGAGATTCACTCAGACTGAGCGAGAAACgaggtgctggaggtcagataCAAGTGGAAAATGTTGAGACTGATGAACTAAATAGGACACCCAAGGGACGAGAGGGAGGTTTtaaagaaggggaggaggagaaaaagccaGATAATGGAGCAACAGTTGATGAGGATGTGTTTGAGTTACACCCACAAAAGGCAGCAACAAAAGCAAGTGAGCAGAAGAAAGTCCCAGAGATTATGTCTGTCTCCTCAGCAGACAGCGTGAAAAACAGGATTCATCAGTTTGAAGCCCTGACGCAAAGATTCCAGGACGTGGCCCCAGGACAGTTGCTGCCCAAACGAACCTTCTCTGTGCCGACTCAGGTCAGCAGGGCTCAGGGTGGAGTGAAAAAGAGCTGGTCAGCAAAAGCTATAGGAGAACTGAAGGAGAGGAGTGAAGGATTAAAGGAGGCAGGTGAGGCAAAAGGGATGTTTTCAAGAGGTAAAGTGGGGCCAGGAAGGTCTTTGTCGGTGGATGAGGTTGGGTTAAGATtagaagaaagagaagggagTGAATTGGATCACAGTGGCAACAATTCTGCTGAAGACTTCCAAAATTATCTCAGGCTCAAGAAACCCTTTGAGATCCCACTAAAAAGAGATGACCAGGGACCACACGGAGGTTTTAGCATAGATGAAACCGATTTTACTAAAATCTCCAGCCCCGATGGGGAAAGAAAGAGGCCGACATACCTGCCGCTGTCCGTCTGCAGCAACACTGGGGGGCAGCAAACATCTCCTTCCCCTACTGAAGACAAGACCCCGTCAAATACTCCAACTAACTCACCTCATCTTTCACCTACTACTCAGCCAGAAGAGACCACCCTCTCACACCGTAAAACTGAAGCACCCCCCACAGACGCAGCAAAATCCCACAAAGAAGAGCCCCCACTCCTCCACGCAACCCCCCCAACATACCCCCACAGCAGGAACACCCATCTCGCCGCCCCCGATGTCAGCGCATGTCTTCCAAGAAGAGGCAAACAGTCGGTGTTGGACATGGACGCCTGGTTGTCCAGCTTGAATACGGAGATTAATGTCTGGAACGACCGAGACGACTCCGAggacgacgatgatgacgatgagggTACTCAGAAGGATGAAGATTCCAACTATGACTCTGACTCCGGAGAGTCCTCCGTTACCATCACCAGCAACATGAGCCAGTCAGAACAGAAGAGCTTCTCGGTCAG CCTCTCAGACCTGTGCAACTTTGCTGGAGTCGACTATGAGTCAGAGAACGATGACAACGACTGGCCGGTGAACACCCGGCGATCGGCCTCGCTGAGCTCCGACATTTCGGCCTTTTcttgtgtctctgtgctgcCCAGCGAGGAGCTGGACAAGCTGCTGGATGACGTCAGGAGCCTGGGAGACAGCAACCTGCAG GACTACAATGCAGTGCAGGTGGTGGTTCTCCATAAGGAGGTGGGGATGGGACTGGGCTTCAGCGTGGCAGGAGGCGTAGACCAGAACAAGCCAGTTACT GTTCACAAGGTGCTCTCCTCAGGTGTAGCAGCTCAGGAAGGCTCCATACAAGAAGGGGACACCGTGCTGTCCATCAACGGCACCTCGCTGTGTGGCTGCGCCCACTGGGAGGCCCTGAGGGTCCTGAGGAGAGCCAGGATTCGGAATCTGGGGGTGGTGGTcctgaggaggggagaagacacTAATGTCTCCAAGATCGGAGGAGAGACAAGTAGCGATGGTCCAATGCAGACCCAGGTCACAgagacag gtcagcgtgtttgtgtgcgtctgGAGAAAAAAGGCAGAGATCTAGGCTTCAGCCTGGAGGGGGGTGCAGGTTTCAGTGCAGACTCCAGTCTGGAGAACAGGCCTATTAAGGTGCAGAAGATCTTTCAGG GTGGTCCTGTTGGACAAGTGTGTCCTGGTGATGAGGTCTTGGAGATCGGCGGCGTGAGCACGATGGGGATGAGACGTATCGAAGCCTGGAATTTAATCCGGAAGCTGCCTGCTGGTCCTGCGGACTTGGTTCTGCGCCGTTCACAACAGGAGACGTGA
- the si:dkey-92i15.4 gene encoding uncharacterized protein si:dkey-92i15.4 isoform X2, producing the protein MDLSLLPTQVSEHKRPSARALFTVRSANSPSYNLSRRGGIRKTRSFLEEGSEKTEGGNKRHVTNKEENHTLAGSQSGWQGSVKGQREANNTSHYIMSTLLTQNGSADKTKTELDSVNRVNSHPSAERRGRTEWRRHDLPSRSQSLDFRTGKRSPDQDKSHNLFVLPSFRGGSIGKYGLGERKTEWDCERGRVRSSVQLFNSEGTTNDDKDMSPLSHHDQNLNRGDRGNSLPSRWRSLSGPGSDIRRTATTPGPKGSQSILERIKKLYGSTGFSKTEDYSRIRDLSKPGLSPHKETATDFNVSPQQRSHECTTGGTYPKHFSSGSTNSPGTSTSFNWTQNDTRETSLSPGTARNSEKLLRGQWHGKTEDRCSEDRGLIRSGAVESLGTMSLDRMRSRNSVAAQLRFARAAGEILPNTSSQEEEAPSWRDSLRLSEKRGAGGQIQVENVETDELNRTPKGREGGFKEGEEEKKPDNGATVDEDVFELHPQKAATKASEQKKVPEIMSVSSADSVKNRIHQFEALTQRFQDVAPGQLLPKRTFSVPTQVSRAQGGVKKSWSAKAIGELKERSEGLKEAGEAKGMFSRGKVGPGRSLSVDEVGLRLEEREGSELDHSGNNSAEDFQNYLRLKKPFEIPLKRDDQGPHGGFSIDETDFTKISSPDGERKRPTYLPLSVCSNTGGQQTSPSPTEDKTPSNTPTNSPHLSPTTQPEETTLSHRKTEAPPTDAAKSHKEEPPLLHATPPTYPHSRNTHLAAPDVSACLPRRGKQSVLDMDAWLSSLNTEINVWNDRDDSEDDDDDDEGTQKDEDSNYDSDSGESSVTITSNMSQSEQKSFSVSLSDLCNFAGVDYESENDDNDWPVNTRRSASLSSDISAFSCVSVLPSEELDKLLDDVRSLGDSNLQDYNAVQVVVLHKEVGMGLGFSVAGGVDQNKPVTV; encoded by the exons ATGGACTTGTCACTGTTGCCAACTCAAGTGAGTGAGCACAAGAGGCCGAGCGCCCGAGCACTGTTCACTGTGCGCTCGGCTAACTCTCCATCCTACAACCTCAGCCGCAGGGGAGGCATTCGCAAAACCAGAAGCTTTCTCGAGGAGGGGAGCGAGAAAACTGAGGGAGGAAATAAACGACATGTTacaaacaaagaggagaatCACACCTTGGCTGGATCCCAGAGTGGATGGCAGGGcagtgtcaaaggtcaacgtgAAGCCAATAACACATCACACTATATAATGTCCACTCTTCTAACCCAGAACGGCTccgcagacaaaacaaaaacagagctcGACTCTGTGAACCGTGTAAACAGTCATCCATCAGCTGAGAGGCGTGGGAGGACTGAATGGAGGAGACACGACCTTCCCAGCAGGAGTCAAAGTTTGGATTTCAGAACAGGGAAAAGGAGTCCGGATCAAGACAAAAGCCACAACCTATTTGTGCTGCCATCCTTTAGAGGAGGGAGCATCGGAAAATACGGTCTGGGTGAACGAAAGACAGAGTGGGACTGCGAAAGAGGGAGGGTGAGATCTTCTGTGCAGCTTTTTAACTCCGAGGGCACAACTAATGATGACAAAGATATGAGCCCGTTAAGTCACCACGATCAGAATTTAAATAGGGGCGATAGGGGTAACTCTCTGCCCTCCAGGTGGAGGTCACTCTCTGGGCCTGGTTCTGACATCAGAAGGACGGCTACAACACCCGGGCCCAAAGGAAGCCAGAGTATATTAGAGCGGATTAAGAAACTCTACGGATCAACTGGTTTTAGTAAAACGGAGGATTATAGCAGAATTAGGGACTTGTCCAAACCGGGGTTGTCTCCTCACAAAGAGACAGCCACAGATTTCAATGTTTCGCCCCAGCAGAGGTCACACGAGTGTACAACAGGCGGGACGTACCCTAAACATTTCTCATCGGGGAGCACAAACAGTCCTGGGACAAGCACATCATTCAACTGGACTCAGAACGATACTCGTGAGACGTCTCTTTCTCCCGGGACTGCCAGGAACAGCGAGAAGCTGTTGAGAGGACAGTGGCATGGAAAGACTGAAGACAGGTGCTCAGAGGACAGAGGGCTCATACGGAGTGGAGCGGTAGAAAGTTTAGGCACAATGTCTCTGGATAGAATGAGGAGCAGGAACAGTGTTGCAGCTCAGCTGAGATTTGCAAGGGCTGCAGGAGAAATCCTTCCAAACACCTCgtcacaggaggaagaggctccCTCTTGGAGAGATTCACTCAGACTGAGCGAGAAACgaggtgctggaggtcagataCAAGTGGAAAATGTTGAGACTGATGAACTAAATAGGACACCCAAGGGACGAGAGGGAGGTTTtaaagaaggggaggaggagaaaaagccaGATAATGGAGCAACAGTTGATGAGGATGTGTTTGAGTTACACCCACAAAAGGCAGCAACAAAAGCAAGTGAGCAGAAGAAAGTCCCAGAGATTATGTCTGTCTCCTCAGCAGACAGCGTGAAAAACAGGATTCATCAGTTTGAAGCCCTGACGCAAAGATTCCAGGACGTGGCCCCAGGACAGTTGCTGCCCAAACGAACCTTCTCTGTGCCGACTCAGGTCAGCAGGGCTCAGGGTGGAGTGAAAAAGAGCTGGTCAGCAAAAGCTATAGGAGAACTGAAGGAGAGGAGTGAAGGATTAAAGGAGGCAGGTGAGGCAAAAGGGATGTTTTCAAGAGGTAAAGTGGGGCCAGGAAGGTCTTTGTCGGTGGATGAGGTTGGGTTAAGATtagaagaaagagaagggagTGAATTGGATCACAGTGGCAACAATTCTGCTGAAGACTTCCAAAATTATCTCAGGCTCAAGAAACCCTTTGAGATCCCACTAAAAAGAGATGACCAGGGACCACACGGAGGTTTTAGCATAGATGAAACCGATTTTACTAAAATCTCCAGCCCCGATGGGGAAAGAAAGAGGCCGACATACCTGCCGCTGTCCGTCTGCAGCAACACTGGGGGGCAGCAAACATCTCCTTCCCCTACTGAAGACAAGACCCCGTCAAATACTCCAACTAACTCACCTCATCTTTCACCTACTACTCAGCCAGAAGAGACCACCCTCTCACACCGTAAAACTGAAGCACCCCCCACAGACGCAGCAAAATCCCACAAAGAAGAGCCCCCACTCCTCCACGCAACCCCCCCAACATACCCCCACAGCAGGAACACCCATCTCGCCGCCCCCGATGTCAGCGCATGTCTTCCAAGAAGAGGCAAACAGTCGGTGTTGGACATGGACGCCTGGTTGTCCAGCTTGAATACGGAGATTAATGTCTGGAACGACCGAGACGACTCCGAggacgacgatgatgacgatgagggTACTCAGAAGGATGAAGATTCCAACTATGACTCTGACTCCGGAGAGTCCTCCGTTACCATCACCAGCAACATGAGCCAGTCAGAACAGAAGAGCTTCTCGGTCAG CCTCTCAGACCTGTGCAACTTTGCTGGAGTCGACTATGAGTCAGAGAACGATGACAACGACTGGCCGGTGAACACCCGGCGATCGGCCTCGCTGAGCTCCGACATTTCGGCCTTTTcttgtgtctctgtgctgcCCAGCGAGGAGCTGGACAAGCTGCTGGATGACGTCAGGAGCCTGGGAGACAGCAACCTGCAG GACTACAATGCAGTGCAGGTGGTGGTTCTCCATAAGGAGGTGGGGATGGGACTGGGCTTCAGCGTGGCAGGAGGCGTAGACCAGAACAAGCCAGTTACT GTGTAG